Part of the Caulifigura coniformis genome, TGGGGGCCTTTCGGAAGGAAATCGGGTCATCCTGCATCCCGGCGATAATCTCAAGGATGGCGTGCTCGTCTCTGAACGTCCGCGCCCGTGAATCAGGCGTGCGGCGTTGTTCCCGCCTGCAGCGCTTCTTCCAGCTGCGCGACGACGGCCGGATCGAGTGCGTGGTCGAGCAGGCTCTGGTTGCGGTCGATTCCGGCCGGTGACACATCGGCGTACTGGTGCAGGTAGAGGTCCCACAGACGACGGTTCCGGACGATCTGGCTGCCTTCTTTCCAGGCCGCCTGCGTGAGGCCGATGCTGCCGTCCCGCCCGCTGGCCAGGATTCCTTCACGAATGGATGACCGCAGCGCCCGCCGGAGCCGTCTGGCAGACCAGGTCCGCAGCGGCTTGATCTTCTGGACGGGGACGACTGCCCGGATCACCGACGCGGACGACTGCGGAATGCTCGAATCCCGCTCCACCGTCTCGTAAAGCGACCTCAGCAGATCGATCCGGTCGGCCCGACGCTGATCCTGATAGTGCACCAGCGATCTCCAGATCACGCCCCGCTCGCGCCCGAGCGCCAGGCTCAGGATGAAGATCGCTCCGCCACAAAGGACGATCATTGGACCGGCCGGGAGCTTGGGGACGGCGGCGCTGGCGATCACTCCTGACGCGGCCGAGATCGCTCCGATCGCTCCCGCCAGCAGCGCCATCATGCGAATGTCGTTTGTCCAGAACCGGGCGGCGGCCGGAGGAGTGACGAGAATCGCCGTCACGAGCAGGAGTCCGACTGTCTGCATTCCGACCACGCAGACCGCCGTTGCCAGCAGGGTGAGCCCAATGTCCAGCGGTCGCGTCGGCAGGCCGCGGGTGGCGGCGTAGTCTTCGTCGAAACACAGGAGGGTGAACTCTTTGAAGAGCATCCCTGTGACGAGCACGATGACCAGCGATGAGACCGTGAAGATCCAGACGTCCTGGCTCACGATCGCGGCCGTCTGGCCGTTGAGGAAATCTTTCAGGCCGGCCGAGCTGCCCGAAGCGAGCCGCTGCACGACGGAGAGCAGGGCAACGCCTGCCCCGTAAAAGACGCTGAGAATGACAGCCAGCGCCGTGTCGTTATCCACGCGGGTGAACATGCGGATCAATGAAACCGACTGAGCCCCGAGCAGGCCGGCGCACGTGGCGCCGAGGAGCAGTACGGGAAGGTTCTTTCCTCCGCCGGGCGACATCCGCTCGATCACCAGGAAGGCGACCGCGATTCCGGGCAGGGCACAGTGACCGACGACGTCGCCGATCAGGGCCTTCCGCCGCAGGAGCAGGAACGTTCCGATGACTCCCGCCGCCAGCCCCAGCAATGAGGCTCCCAGCAACACGACTCGCGTGTTGTAACTCGCGAAGCTGAGCGCACCGACGGTCAGGCCGAGGCCGTTCATCGCCGCTGCTCCGCCATCTTCTGGCTGACCTGATCGACCAGCGAGAGCTTGCCGCCGTAAGTCCGCCGGAGGTTTTCGGCCGTCAGCGTGGTCTCCACGGGGCCGGCGGCGATCAGCCGCATGTTCATCATCATCACGTCGTCGAAGTATTCCGAGACTGTTTGCAGGTCGTGATGCACGACGATGACGGTCTGGCCCGCGGTTCGCAGCTCCCGGAGCACGCCGATGATCGCCTGCTCGGTGGCCGCATCGACGCCCGCGAAGGGCTCATCCATCAGGTACAGTTCGGCCCCCTGGGCCAACGCGCGGGCGAGGAAAACTCGTTGTTGCTGGCCTCCGGAGAGTTGGCTGATCTGCCGCCGGGCGAATTCGTGCATCCCGACCCGCTCGAGCGCGACGAGCGCCTGCTGGCGGTATTTCCGCGTCACCGGGCGGAACCAGCCAATCTGCCGATACAGCCCCATCGCCACGACATCGAGCGCGCTGACGGGGAAATCCCAGTCGACCGTCGTGCGCTGGGGGACGTAGGCCACCCGATGGCGGACGCGCCGATACGGTTTGCCGAAGAACAGCACTTCCCCGGAAATGCGTGGGACGAGATTGAGCGCCGCCTTGATGAGCGTGCTCTTGCCGGCCCCGTTGGGGCCGACGATCGCGATCAGCCGGCCCGGCGCGGCCTGGTAGTCGACATCCCAGACGACCGGCCTGCGCTGATAGGCGACGGTCAGATCGTGAATCGACAGTGGAACGCCCGGCTCGGTCGCTGGTGGCGATACGGAACGTTGTGAAGGATCGGTCGACATACAGGGAACTGATCTTACTCCGCAGCTGCCGCCGATTCCGCAAGTTGTCCCTTGAAGCCGCGTACGGGGGCCTGCCCGCCGAGGGCCCGGACAATGGTGGTGACGTTGTGGTCGATCATGCCGACATAGGTCCCTTCATACGTTCCTTCGCCTCCCATGGCATCGGAGAACAGGCGGCCGCCGATCGACACCTTCCCGCCATGTCGGGAGACGCCTTCGAGAACGGCCATCAAATTGCGGTCACTGACGCTCGATTCGACAAACAAGGCCGGAATCCTGGTCTCGACGAGGAAGTTCACGAGTGCGTTCACATCCTCGACGCCGGGCTCTGACTCGGTGGTGATGCCCTGAACGGCCTTCACCTGGATGCCATAGGCTTTCGAGAAATAGCTGAACGCGTCGTGAGCGGTGACGAGCGTCCGCTGCGACTCGGGCACGGTCTGGATCGACGTCCGGGCGTAGTCATCCAGCGCCTTCAGTTCCTGGCGGTAGGCGTCGGCATTGGCGCGGAACTCCGCGGCATGCCCGGGCGAGGCTTCGCACAGGGAATCGACGATGGGGTCGAGGCATTGGGCCCACAGGCCGACGTCCATCCAGACGTGCGGATCGGCATGGCCGGCGAACTGCGCGGAGTGGTGGACGGCTGTGTCGGGCAGATTTCCGGCGACGGGAATCACGCGCCGTCCTTTGTCTGCGGCCCGCTGGAAGACCGGCTGCATGGGGCCTTCCAGGCCGAGGCCGTTGTAGAAGACGACGTCGGCCTGCTGGATGTCTGCGACGTCACTGGTGGTGGGCTTGTAGAGGTGAGGGTCGACGCCAGCGGACATCAGCGTCCTGACGGTCCCGCGCGGTCCGACGACGTGCTGAACGAGGTCGGCGACCATGCCGGTGGTGGCGACAATCTGCAGGCCGTCCGATTTTTCAGAGGGCGTGGACGGAGTTGCGGGCCTGCATCCGGCGAGAAGCGGGAGGGCGAAGAGCAGCAGCCAGCGACGTGACAACAACAGGTCTAAATATCGCATTCTTGGATTTGCCGGATAGAAAATGACTTTTCTATTTATCAAAATGTCGCCGTTGCCCGCAAGAGGGTGCTTGTCTGAGGGCGACCAGGGGGATTCCGATTGGCGAAGGGCGAGGTGAGCAAGGAGTGTGGGTGTCGTGCGTCTTTGTTGCCCTTCTCCCCCGGACTGTGTCGTGGAGGGAACGGGTGCTGGCCCAATGCGGCGTGGTCGAAGGAGGCTGGAGGATGACGCTACGACGGGAGACGGGGCCATCGTGGTGGAGTTCGTCGTTCGAGCGTGACGGTGCTTGAGGGGCGCGTGGCCGATGGCGTGGGCCGTTTCGGGCAAGGGTTGCGCGTGGCGCTGTGCATTGCAGGCCCTGGAGGGTGTGGGGAGGCGGCTCCCAGGGCGCGACAGTGGTGGCGCGGCGTTGCGGGCGACTGCCGGGACAAGTCCTCTGAGGCCGATCCTGACCAGACTGATCAGGACGCGGACGAGCGTGGATGTGATCGTGTGCATGTTCCCTCCAACCATCCGCAGGCGGTTGCGCGCGGGGAGGGAGCGTCTTCGTGAACTGGAGAATTCCTGACGAGTGATCAGCCGGGCTACGTGGCCTGTGAGCGGAAGCGGTGTGTCGCCCCCGGCGGGGCTTTCTCATTGGTCGGTTGCGTTCCAAGGGCTGACGCCCTTGGCTATTCAGTGACGCCCCTGTCGGGGCTTAGGTCGCCGATCGCAATCGCGTAACGGCATGTCACCGTCGAAGGAATGGACAGACGTGCTAGAACGGGACGCCGGGGGAGGCTTCGTCGGGCGTCGCGGCGCGGGCTGGCGCTGGCTCGGCGACGGGTTTGACGCCCACTGGCTGCAGGGGCGACTTTTCGGCGATGAACGTCTGGATTCGATCTTCGTGCGTGAACTTGACCGTCACGTTCGTCCGCGAGGTCACGCGGCTGATCTCGACGATCGTCCCCAGGCCGTAACGGGGATGGCGCACCAGCATCCCTTCGCTGAAGCGGTTCGGGTTCACTGTTCCGCTCGGTTTTCCGCCGTTCAGCAGGTCGGCGCCGCTCATCAGCAGAGGGCGGGCGTCGGCCACCGAGGCGTTCTTCGCCATCGTCGGCGGGTCGACCGGCGGCTCGGCGGGTTCCGGCTGTTCCTCCGGTTCATTGAAAGCATCGCGGTCGAAGTAGACCTGCGGTGTCCCATGCGATTCGTCGACGCGCGTGGCTTCGAACTCCGAGGCGAACAGGCTGGGGATGGAGGCGAGCGTCCGTCCACGGAAAGTCCGCAGGCGGGTCTGGGTGAGGAACAATCGCTGCTTGGCGCGGGTCATTCCGACGAACAGCAGCCGCCGCTCTTCCTCGAGCTCGAACCCGGAAAGGTCGCGCAGTGCCCGTTCGTGGGGAATCAGACCTTCTTCGACGCCGAGCACGAAGACGACCGGGTACTCCAGTCCCTTTGCGGAATGCATCGTCATCAACGTGACCCGGCCGGCCGTATCGTCGATGGTGTCGGCGTCGGCGACGAGTGCCGTCTGCTCGAGGAAGCCGTCGATCGAGCGTTCGTCGCCAAACGCCTCATCATACTGCCGGGCCGCGGTGATGAGTTCCTCGACGTTGCCGAGCCGCTGGACATCTTCTTCGCGCGGGCTTCCCGACCAGGCGGCCGCCATGCCGCTCCGCTCGACGATTTCCGTGAGCAGGTCCGCGACCGATCCGCGGGTGGCGAGATCGAACCGGCTGATCATGTCGGCGAACATGCGGAAGCCGCGAGCTGCGTTCTTGGACAGCTTCGGGACTTCAGCGGACCGCTCGCAGGCTTCAATCAGGCCGACTCCGTTGGCATCAGCCCAGGCGGAAAGGCGGCGCTGCGAGGTTTCACCGAGCCCGCGGAGGGGGGTGTTCACGGCGCGGTAGAAGGCCGTGCGATCTGCGGGATTCGCCACGAGCCGGAGGTAGGCGAGCGTATCCTTGATTTCAGCCCGGTCGTAGAAGGCGGCCCCGGCCGCGACCTGGTAGGGAATCCGTTCCCGCATCAGGCCGACTTCGAGCTGCCGGGAGAGGGCGTTGACGCGATAGAAGATCGCGAAGTCGCTCCAGGTGAGTCCATGCTGTTCCGAGAGCTCGCGGATGCGGCGGGCGATTCCGGCCGACTCGGCTACGGCGTCGTCGAAGGTGATCAGTTCGACGGATTCGCCCTCATCGTTGTTCGTGATGAGCTTTTTGGCTTTGCGCTGCTTGTTGTAGCCGATGAGGCGGTCGGCCGAGCGGACGATGGCCTGGGTGCTGCGGAAGTTCTCTTCGAGCTTGATGACGCGGGAGTCGGGAAACTCACGTTCGAAACGCAGGATGTTTTCAATGCGGGCCCCGCGCCAGGCGTAGATCGACTGGTCGGGATCGCCCGTGGCCTGCAGGTTGGGATGCTGCTGCGAGAGGGCCGCCACGATGCGGTACTGAGCGGCGTTGGTGTCCTGGTATTCGTCGACCAGGACGTAGCGATAGCGATGGTCGAGCTGCTGCCTGAGGACTTCGTGTTCACTGAGCATGAACGCGACATGCAGGAGCAGGTCGTCGAAATCGACGGCGTTCGAGGCGAGGAGGAACCGCTGATACTCGGGATAAACGCGGGCGACCGCCTGGTCCCAGTTGTTGCCGATTCCTTCTTCATAGCGCTGTGTAAACGCCTCGGCGGTCGTCAGGTCGTTCTTGAGCTGACTGATGCGGGCCGCCATGCGGTCGGGCGGGTAGTGGGAGAAATCGAGTCCGATCTCCTCCATGACCAGCTTGAGGCCTTTTCGCTGATCGGATTCATCGAGGATCGTGTAATTGGGGCGGAGTCCGACGACCTCGGCGTGTCGCCTGAGGAGCATGGCGGCGAACCGGTGGAACGTGCTGACCCAGACGCCGGCGCCGGGGGCGAGCTGTTCCACGCGCTGCCGCATCGTCAGCGCGGCTTTGTTGGTGAAGGTGATCGCGAGGATCTGCCTCGGGGAGACGCCCCTTTGGATCAAACGGGCGATGCGGCGGGTGACGACACGGGTCTTTCCCGAACCGGGGCCGGCGAGAACCAGCAGGGGGCCGTCTTCGTGTTCGACGGCCGCGCGCTGGCTGGGCGTCAAGTCGTCATTCAGGGACACGATGTCAGACTCCATTCCTCAATGGCAGGCGGCGGCGCCCGCTCCCGTGGCCGCCAGGTCGTCAATTGTTCCAGTGTAGCGCTTCGCCGCCAAAAGTCAGGGGAGCGGGGCGGCGGGGATGACGGGCCTGCGGCAACCCTTGCGGCTCGCGGGGAGGGGCGTGCATTGCGGGGAACGTTTTGGGGGCAGTCGACCGGGAATCCTTTCGGCGAATCCCGTAGAATGAGTCATTCCCACGGTTTGTCATTGTGCTTCATCCGTTTCGTTCTCCCTCTCCTGACCTGTTCGCATGGCCGACCTCCACGACCCGGTTGAGACCGGGATGCCGCGCTCCGTTCGCTTCGGCATCGCCGCAGTTCTGATTTTGATCCTGTTCGCGGTGCTCATTCCGCGGCGGGCGGGGAACAACAACGGCGATCCCGGATCAGGCGGCGCCAAGGGAGCCGGCTCGGATGCCAACGCGGCGTCTGCCCGCGAAACCGAACGCCAGCTGATGGCCATTCTGACCGGGCTGTCTCCTGAATACGTCGCCATCAGCAGCGATCGTGCGGACCGCGTGGCGGAACTTGGCCAGTGGGCCGGCGAGTCGCTGTCGAAAGGGGATGCGGCGACGGTGACGCTGGACGAGGAGGCGAACGCGAAGTGGTTTTCCGGCGAGGCCCTGGCCGACGTCAACGCGGACTCATTTGGGATGCGGGACGGACACCATCTCACGATGGCGAATCTGGCCGGAGGGGTTGTGACGCGACTGGTCCAGCAGACGACCGATCCGCTGGAGCAGATCGAGGAACTGTTTCAGTTCGTGGTCCGCGAAACGGTGCTGATGCCCGACGAGTTTGACCGCCAGCTTCCGGCGACTCCGTTCGAGTCGCTGCTGGTCGGGCGGTCGACGGCCGCCGGTCGCGCCTGGGCTTTCGGGATCCTGCTGCGGCAACTGCGGATCGACGCGGTCCTCCTCGAGCCGAAATCGAAGCCCGCGGCGTGGATCATCGGCGTCATCAGCCCGAAAGGGGATGTGCTGCTGTACGATCCGCGGCTGGGGACCGCCGTTCCCAGCGGCGCTGGGACGGAAGGTTTCAAGACGCCGGCGACCCTGAAGCAGGTGTTGGAGAAGCCCGAGTTGCTGCGCGAGCTCGACGTCTCGACGGCCGCTTATCCGCTTTCGGCGGACGACCTGAAATCGGTGAACGTGAAACTGATCACCGACAGCAGCACGAGTTCGGAGAGAATGGCCAAGCTGCAGACGATGGTGGCCGGCTCACTGATGGAAGTGTTCGATGGCGTGGGGAAGAACCCGCTTCGCGAGCAGGGGCTGGCCGATCGGGTGATCGCCGCGGGAGCGAACGGGGGCTGGACGGCTGCGGACGTGTCGGTGTGGAGCCATCCGGAGGAGCAATCCGAGGCGTTCATGTCGAAAGGGGCGGAAGACGGAGAAGAGTGGAAAGCCATCACCCAGGTTTTCGCCGGTCCGGTGGTCCTGACCCAGGTGCGAAAGCAGACGAAAGGGGAATCCGATTCGCTGGCGGAGATGGATGTGAAGCCGACGGCCGAACCGTTGCGTTTGATTCGCGTGATCCAGCTGAAAGGTCGGACGGCCGATGCCCTGCGGGGATACGGTCCGATCCGGACCTCGGCTGATCGGCTGTCGATGGTGACGCGTGATCCGGCGCTGCAGGAGGAGCTGGCGGCGGCATTGCCGCTGAACAGGAAGGCGGCCGAGTTTGCCGTCTACTGGATCGCGGTGTGCCAGCTGGACCTGAATCCGAAGAACGTGCAGCAGACGCTGCAGGCCTACATCCGGACGTACCCGCAGGGGGACATGATGTCCGCCGTTCCCGATCTGTGGGCGACGGC contains:
- a CDS encoding ATP-dependent helicase is translated as MSLNDDLTPSQRAAVEHEDGPLLVLAGPGSGKTRVVTRRIARLIQRGVSPRQILAITFTNKAALTMRQRVEQLAPGAGVWVSTFHRFAAMLLRRHAEVVGLRPNYTILDESDQRKGLKLVMEEIGLDFSHYPPDRMAARISQLKNDLTTAEAFTQRYEEGIGNNWDQAVARVYPEYQRFLLASNAVDFDDLLLHVAFMLSEHEVLRQQLDHRYRYVLVDEYQDTNAAQYRIVAALSQQHPNLQATGDPDQSIYAWRGARIENILRFEREFPDSRVIKLEENFRSTQAIVRSADRLIGYNKQRKAKKLITNNDEGESVELITFDDAVAESAGIARRIRELSEQHGLTWSDFAIFYRVNALSRQLEVGLMRERIPYQVAAGAAFYDRAEIKDTLAYLRLVANPADRTAFYRAVNTPLRGLGETSQRRLSAWADANGVGLIEACERSAEVPKLSKNAARGFRMFADMISRFDLATRGSVADLLTEIVERSGMAAAWSGSPREEDVQRLGNVEELITAARQYDEAFGDERSIDGFLEQTALVADADTIDDTAGRVTLMTMHSAKGLEYPVVFVLGVEEGLIPHERALRDLSGFELEEERRLLFVGMTRAKQRLFLTQTRLRTFRGRTLASIPSLFASEFEATRVDESHGTPQVYFDRDAFNEPEEQPEPAEPPVDPPTMAKNASVADARPLLMSGADLLNGGKPSGTVNPNRFSEGMLVRHPRYGLGTIVEISRVTSRTNVTVKFTHEDRIQTFIAEKSPLQPVGVKPVAEPAPARAATPDEASPGVPF
- a CDS encoding metal ABC transporter ATP-binding protein, giving the protein MSTDPSQRSVSPPATEPGVPLSIHDLTVAYQRRPVVWDVDYQAAPGRLIAIVGPNGAGKSTLIKAALNLVPRISGEVLFFGKPYRRVRHRVAYVPQRTTVDWDFPVSALDVVAMGLYRQIGWFRPVTRKYRQQALVALERVGMHEFARRQISQLSGGQQQRVFLARALAQGAELYLMDEPFAGVDAATEQAIIGVLRELRTAGQTVIVVHHDLQTVSEYFDDVMMMNMRLIAAGPVETTLTAENLRRTYGGKLSLVDQVSQKMAEQRR
- a CDS encoding metal ABC transporter permease — translated: MNGLGLTVGALSFASYNTRVVLLGASLLGLAAGVIGTFLLLRRKALIGDVVGHCALPGIAVAFLVIERMSPGGGKNLPVLLLGATCAGLLGAQSVSLIRMFTRVDNDTALAVILSVFYGAGVALLSVVQRLASGSSAGLKDFLNGQTAAIVSQDVWIFTVSSLVIVLVTGMLFKEFTLLCFDEDYAATRGLPTRPLDIGLTLLATAVCVVGMQTVGLLLVTAILVTPPAAARFWTNDIRMMALLAGAIGAISAASGVIASAAVPKLPAGPMIVLCGGAIFILSLALGRERGVIWRSLVHYQDQRRADRIDLLRSLYETVERDSSIPQSSASVIRAVVPVQKIKPLRTWSARRLRRALRSSIREGILASGRDGSIGLTQAAWKEGSQIVRNRRLWDLYLHQYADVSPAGIDRNQSLLDHALDPAVVAQLEEALQAGTTPHA
- a CDS encoding metal ABC transporter solute-binding protein, Zn/Mn family, whose amino-acid sequence is MRYLDLLLSRRWLLLFALPLLAGCRPATPSTPSEKSDGLQIVATTGMVADLVQHVVGPRGTVRTLMSAGVDPHLYKPTTSDVADIQQADVVFYNGLGLEGPMQPVFQRAADKGRRVIPVAGNLPDTAVHHSAQFAGHADPHVWMDVGLWAQCLDPIVDSLCEASPGHAAEFRANADAYRQELKALDDYARTSIQTVPESQRTLVTAHDAFSYFSKAYGIQVKAVQGITTESEPGVEDVNALVNFLVETRIPALFVESSVSDRNLMAVLEGVSRHGGKVSIGGRLFSDAMGGEGTYEGTYVGMIDHNVTTIVRALGGQAPVRGFKGQLAESAAAAE